From the genome of Streptomyces sp. NBC_00659, one region includes:
- a CDS encoding multicopper oxidase domain-containing protein, whose protein sequence is MHSKNDEPAADGTRPPSRFKASGQRGRHLAAHALVAAWAVLALSAASAQQTLPVARWLAIHLFLLGAATTAIVVWSEHFAVAMLHTRLPDRRWSNGRLAGVNIGAVGVLTGVWTDLPVLTGAGCALLVTGITAHLVVLVRMGRGALGGRLAPIADYYRAAAAALIVGAVLGWLLATGKAGPQHYTGLKLAHVHVTLLGWIGLPVLGTLFMLWPTVLGVRMAERTTRLARRVLLLTGGGLLTAVAGLAAGRRPAAALGMALYAAGVAVTGHLFARTVRRRPAISAAAAWMLAAALAWLAVGVVVDLGLLVARPLAQVQHDIGSLIPVLLVGLVAQVLFGALTYLLPIVLSSGPKERAALRAMLERYWPLRLTVLNLGVALSALPLPHPAGTAGALLAGTAGAAFLALVVSVLVRSGRGLLREAGRAGGARRPVLWGTAAGAVVTVLAVLVANSGGGAGGSDVAAGAAGGGSGASRTVAVTLADMRIRPPLIEVAAGTDLRLKVTNTDSQRHDLKVENGPATPMLAKGHSRVLDLGPVTTGRQAWCTLPGHRAAGMTLDIVVKKGGTATPATGRTGHTPTGHDGHMPAAATDGLDLSADFSTGWQPRTADLAPAPGGAVHRAELHAAHTEIEVAPGVKQRMWTFGGTAPGPTLHGRVGDVFEVTLVNDDTGMGHGIDFHAGSLAPDTPMRTIQPGEHLVYRFRAERAGAWLYHCSTAPMLQHMGNGMYGAVVIDPPGLKKVDHAYVLVSSELYLGTPGSTAQVTKMRQDTPDAWVFNGVADQYTQRPLKAKAGERARFWVVAAGPSDGIAFHIVGTVFDTVYKEGAYLLRPDQAGGAQVLDLGTAQGGFVETTFPEAGHYAFVDHDMRHAEAGAHGMVEVSG, encoded by the coding sequence GTGCACAGCAAGAACGATGAACCGGCTGCCGACGGTACCCGACCGCCCAGCAGGTTCAAGGCGTCCGGACAACGCGGCCGTCACCTGGCCGCCCACGCACTCGTGGCGGCCTGGGCGGTGCTCGCGCTGTCGGCGGCGAGTGCCCAGCAGACGCTGCCGGTTGCCCGCTGGCTCGCGATCCACCTGTTCCTGCTCGGCGCCGCGACCACGGCGATCGTGGTGTGGAGCGAGCACTTCGCGGTCGCCATGCTCCACACCCGGCTGCCCGACCGGCGGTGGAGCAACGGCCGGCTGGCCGGAGTCAACATCGGGGCGGTGGGTGTCCTCACCGGAGTGTGGACGGATCTGCCTGTCCTGACCGGCGCCGGGTGTGCGCTGCTGGTCACCGGCATCACCGCGCACCTGGTGGTACTCGTCCGCATGGGCCGGGGAGCGCTCGGCGGACGGCTCGCCCCGATCGCCGACTACTACCGGGCGGCCGCGGCGGCGCTGATCGTCGGGGCGGTCCTGGGCTGGCTGCTGGCCACCGGGAAGGCCGGCCCGCAGCACTACACCGGGCTGAAGCTGGCCCATGTGCACGTGACGCTCCTCGGCTGGATCGGACTGCCCGTGCTGGGCACGCTGTTCATGCTCTGGCCCACCGTGCTCGGCGTGCGCATGGCCGAGCGCACCACCCGGCTGGCGCGCCGGGTGCTGCTGCTGACCGGCGGCGGCCTGCTGACCGCGGTCGCCGGACTGGCGGCCGGCCGGCGTCCCGCCGCCGCACTGGGCATGGCCCTGTACGCGGCCGGGGTCGCCGTCACCGGGCACCTGTTCGCCCGTACGGTGCGCAGGAGGCCCGCGATCTCGGCGGCCGCCGCGTGGATGCTGGCCGCGGCCCTGGCATGGCTGGCCGTCGGCGTGGTCGTCGACCTGGGGCTCCTGGTCGCGCGACCGCTCGCGCAGGTACAGCACGACATCGGCTCCCTGATCCCGGTGCTGCTCGTCGGGCTGGTCGCCCAGGTCCTCTTCGGGGCCCTGACCTATCTCCTCCCCATCGTGCTCTCCTCCGGCCCGAAGGAGCGGGCCGCGCTGAGGGCGATGCTGGAGCGGTACTGGCCGCTGCGGCTGACCGTCCTCAACCTCGGCGTCGCCTTGTCGGCACTGCCGCTGCCCCACCCCGCCGGCACCGCGGGCGCGCTCCTCGCAGGGACGGCCGGGGCCGCGTTCCTCGCCCTGGTGGTGTCCGTGCTCGTCCGCAGCGGCCGCGGGCTCCTGCGGGAGGCCGGCCGGGCCGGCGGGGCACGGCGTCCCGTGCTGTGGGGCACCGCCGCGGGTGCCGTGGTGACCGTGCTGGCCGTGCTGGTGGCGAACAGCGGTGGCGGCGCGGGCGGTTCGGACGTCGCCGCCGGGGCGGCGGGCGGGGGCTCCGGAGCGAGCCGTACCGTCGCCGTGACCCTGGCCGACATGCGGATCCGCCCGCCCCTGATCGAGGTCGCGGCGGGCACCGACCTGCGGCTGAAGGTCACCAACACCGACTCCCAGCGGCACGACCTCAAGGTGGAGAACGGCCCCGCCACCCCGATGCTCGCCAAGGGGCACAGCAGGGTGCTCGACCTCGGACCGGTCACCACGGGCCGTCAGGCGTGGTGCACCCTGCCGGGCCACCGCGCGGCCGGGATGACCTTGGACATCGTCGTGAAGAAGGGAGGCACGGCGACGCCCGCCACCGGACGGACGGGACACACGCCGACCGGACACGACGGGCACATGCCGGCCGCCGCCACCGACGGCCTGGACCTCTCCGCCGACTTCTCCACCGGCTGGCAGCCACGCACCGCCGACCTGGCCCCCGCGCCGGGCGGTGCGGTGCACAGGGCCGAGCTGCACGCCGCTCACACCGAGATCGAGGTGGCCCCGGGCGTGAAGCAGCGGATGTGGACCTTCGGCGGCACCGCGCCGGGCCCCACCCTGCATGGCAGGGTCGGCGACGTCTTCGAGGTCACCCTCGTCAACGACGACACCGGCATGGGCCACGGCATCGACTTCCACGCAGGCTCCCTCGCACCCGACACGCCCATGCGCACGATCCAGCCCGGCGAGCACCTGGTCTACCGCTTCCGCGCCGAGAGGGCCGGAGCCTGGCTGTACCACTGCAGCACCGCACCGATGCTCCAGCACATGGGCAACGGCATGTACGGCGCCGTCGTCATCGACCCGCCCGGCCTGAAGAAGGTCGACCACGCATACGTACTGGTCTCCTCCGAGCTCTACCTCGGTACGCCGGGCAGTACCGCCCAGGTGACGAAGATGCGCCAGGACACCCCGGACGCCTGGGTGTTCAACGGCGTCGCCGACCAGTACACCCAGCGGCCCCTGAAGGCGAAGGCCGGTGAAAGGGCGCGCTTCTGGGTCGTCGCCGCCGGGCCGAGCGACGGCATCGCCTTCCACATCGTCGGCACCGTCTTCGACACCGTGTACAAGGAGGGCGCCTACCTGCTCCGGCCGGACCAGGCGGGCGGCGCCCAAGTGCTCGACCTGGGCACGGCGCAGGGCGGCTTCGTCGAGACGACGTTCCCCGAGGCCGGCCACTACGCCTTCGTCGACCACGACATGCGCCACGCCGAGGCCGGCGCACACGGCATGGTGGAGGTGAGCGGCTGA